CCAGCGAGCATTATCTCGATCATTTGGGTCAACACATGGTCGGCTGCAAAAAGTCCCAGTACGAAACCCACATGGTGGTCTCATCCCACAACGTCTTCACTTTGACGAACCCGGATTACCGTTTCGACGAAGCGCTGGATCAGATTATTCGAAATTTGATTTTGGATCGATACCCGAAAAGTATCTAGTATTTAAATATCTGCTGCCGACGCTTAATAGCGCTGGCTGAGGTAGCGTTGGAATTCTTTCAATTCCGAACGCATCTGTTGAAGCAACCCCATCGCATTCTCCGCTTCCCCTTTCAAGTCGGCTTCCAACACATCGGATTTGCTTAATCGGGCCTTGGCGCCCGGAATGGTAAATCCCTGCTCGTGTAGCAACGATTTGATTTCAATGACCATTTCGACATCGCGTCGTTGATAATAACGCCGACCACGGCGTTTGCTGGGTTGCAGCTGTGGAAACACCTGCTCCCAATAACGCAAAACATGCGATTTCAACTGGCAGAACTCACTGACTTCCCCGATGGTGAAGTACTTCTTATCGGGTAAATCGATTTCCAGTTGCTTCGGTTTGTCCGTCGATTTAGGCTTTACCATAGTTATCTATCTGAGCTCGCAATTTCTGACCGGGCTTGAAGGTGACCACACGGCGTGCCGAAATCGGTACATCTTCACCCGTTCTTGGATTTCGACCAGGCCTGGCACTTTTGTCCTTCAGTTCAAAGTTGCCAAAGCCCGAAAGCTTGATCTGTTCACCCTTGACCAGAATAT
The nucleotide sequence above comes from Hydrogenovibrio thermophilus. Encoded proteins:
- a CDS encoding MerR family transcriptional regulator, encoding MVKPKSTDKPKQLEIDLPDKKYFTIGEVSEFCQLKSHVLRYWEQVFPQLQPSKRRGRRYYQRRDVEMVIEIKSLLHEQGFTIPGAKARLSKSDVLEADLKGEAENAMGLLQQMRSELKEFQRYLSQRY
- a CDS encoding integration host factor subunit alpha, with product MALTKADLAETLSEKFGFNKRESKELVEQFYDEMSDILVKGEQIKLSGFGNFELKDKSARPGRNPRTGEDVPISARRVVTFKPGQKLRAQIDNYGKA